ggagcattctcattattttcccagctcctatttctataattctggtttctaaagttcttatttctatgttcattatagttatttccataatcatcattataatttctagaattctaaaattctggtttttatgaccattatcatcattatagttgttctggtttctatgaccattatcatcatttctatagttatttctaaagctattattaaactgcgtattccttccaatcatcttaagaaaggttctacattccatcattttgtggcccttcttctcacagaagtggcaagttattgatttatttgtgaattcccgcaaaggggctatagtctctcccttatttttcaattgtctctttaacatttcaatttctttctttaaatcttccactgatgtatcgtcttcctcaggtcttttgacacgacctttataaacataggttgctactctccttagttcatcgaggtccatagagtcccaattaggacagctagttctaaagtagtcttttaccactgaacaacaattcttaataaATTGCCTACGTAGTTgtttaatgtctctttctctggataaatcaaggtccatatatgtattccctacgtcaataagtctgtccataaactgggaggatgtttcatcaatatgttgtcgggttttttcaaattttgaccatttttcaggtctatcagagcaagctctcatgggtgtcaataatgcttctcttgcttggtttagttttgtgtactctaattcaacattggggttccaatgtggatcttcagttggtcaatgatgtcctcttctacctcgtttttgattagccagagagacgattttatttttttctctctttgttaataattcttctaatatattctcaacatccaaacaagtggggtcaaaagttctgaatatgttctctaattattttataattaatattggttcgtcctcaaatgatggcatatcttccttcaattttttaaaatccccaggggtaaaaggtgtatgatgtcttacagatatcaagtttccatttttattaaaagtgggtacttcccttaaaaaggctatattctaaggcatttcagactccaatggtttataaaaatctctgtattctattgtattttttgttatggtttaactttgtgattttaagttcatatattactggattcaatattattctgcttgaactgaaggttgattgaatttgttttgaatgtacttagttttaaaaattctgttgtttttcccctataactattgaacaaatattattgtgaataagcccatatatgaaaaaacagcttttttctattttgcggaggatagatggacttcagaactggttataattgtattaacaaccttggaaaaattttatgtgctaaatacctcaaatgatttgattttaagggttttttaaatatgattttgggaattttttttaacaatctggttatttttgcctgcccctaacacgaggtgtaaggcccattctagtagctgaagtgaaatacattttataacccccaaccttcctgcatttctaaatatgtgaatggaagttgggcagttaatctcagggcatttgtatccctaaaaagcctccaaaaggagcacccctttatttatactcttcagctcactactttacttgcaccagaatgatatctagatttcttgattatgttcttaagccaagataagttttactttgtttaaaaaaatgtttaaataccaaggttgaaagattgctatgtttgtaaaaattgtgacaaatgtccatcaattcataggttttaaaaatgtcatacagcaatttatgtgaaatatgaaagtgtgtttgtttgctattgtaattaattgggctattgagaattttggggattttggtaactacatatttgtactactgtatttttaaaaatgaaaaaaattgttaatcttgttcaattcatttgccttctactcacagtgatcatggccagatattaagaggaaatggatctcatttttggtgagaaagccttgcattttatgttttcttagctgacacagagtgtcaatgattataagctatatttttgaattttttaaagctcttttattattatatttttcttgcatgtgcaatatactttttcagtttattatttttttctctcctttttatatttcaagcatatgtcaccagcattaagattttcttgaacttttttacttttcagtgctacaagtttgaaatacatttgctaatgcatgccctaaaaagcttgtgactataaaaatgatgccactaattatttaaataaattatgggactttgcttaattattctgtctgattccaggacaagatatacacacaagagtcattgcacagagccaaagaaaggcaggatggattgatgcacgtctaggccaatacaaaggtcttgaacctagtgtgaagactcaaggttactatatttatcattgctagacataggctttccttgtgtccacactcactctgaagatactcacagacgagtatccccaaacttggctcctacttggcttttatgatctggtccctttcttttctgcctctcatagtgtggtacctttctgtagtcctggctattgactgggtaaatgcatcattgcttagatcattttgattggaccctgattcaaggacctgttatagatttatttttcttttacttggaatttttcacataagactttgatagtctatattttcatccagaaatttttctttttttatttcaatttttctgatgtcttttaataactcttaccaattgattcatatacctcatacctcagccatgcatccctaagtgatcctgtatttgtcaatcaccctcttaacgggggatatgtaaaaaaatattattatttaaattgcaaagtttaaattccttttgagaagaattttaggtaaagaagatgctacctctctgaatccagaactgaactgttggagaagccaccatgaagatgcctccagaccacaagttgcacaaaattgaactttgggtgtggttgattgaacatttatttgtatgtatacttttatgccaaaggggacttcccccaactggctttttgtcaatgcgtttcagcaattattggtttttttctttctcttatcctcaaattattgtaatgtttaagttgattatgttctcatgatcctttttgtGGAAACTTTGCTCCCCAACAACGATCAAACgtgggaatgtaaaaaatagactcgaatataggactacaatccccacaagcctttgctccacttccccaaaatgctttgtaatctcacggaattctgaggtgggccgagatcgaggaaggatttaagctggtggcaaaggtttttggggcctcttttggacttctgttttggagcacatgcatctcttctgtgatgtgaggttatctggcctaggcctctggcctaggcatgtgttttttcttattctgtattttctttaatctttaacctttaataaacctctaaaaaaatataatactccttgcagagagaaactaatttctacctgcctcagtctccccatattcccaaattttaactgttacactctGGAGAGACTCATTAACATATACCTTTCAGATCCTAAGACTGATGTaaggaattttctcataattAGACATCTCAAAAAGCCTATGTGTTTTATCTTAAAACTGGACATAAACTGATCAATTAGTTATTGTTTTCATGTTTATTTGATAATATGCATTCACTTGGGAAGAGTAAAGCACTCCTTTTTCTGACTTTAGGAAATTTCaccttttcattcttcctctcccAACATGGAAAGTCTCTAATTTCCACTCAATTGCAAGTAAGGTAACTTATACTATAtagtttttaattaattggtcttatgtGATTGATTGCTTCTTTACTATATAAAAGTACATATCGCCTGTGGTTAAAGTCCAGCTCTAAGATGATGGAGAGAACCTTGTCCTGATCTGTTAAGTCACTGATATccattacttaataaataaatgaataagctCACAAGATaaaactttgtttcctcatttatttctctttggtTCCTCATATCTGGAACACTGAATAAGAATTCCTTCACAAGTCAGAAGAGGTACTTAAGAAGTGACCTGTATCATATTGGGATATATATGTTACATGAACTTGACAACACCTGAATCCTATCTACTTGCACACATTTCCCTGAAACTTTACCTGAATTTCTCTAGTTTTCTCTACCTTAGTGACCGCATCCTATTGCATCCTGTTAtctgaagattttttaaatgttcttttttatctttctgtctttagTGCTTCACGTTTAATGTTCACGTTGATATCATTAATATGTTCTACTTTCTTTATCCATTATTGATGAGACCATTAACATTCCAGCTTGAATGGTTGAATCCATCAATTGttctatcaataaacatttgctcTTGTTTTTTAAGCATTTCATTCATGTTTGACTTATCCTGATCCTACttagtttttccatttctttttttttaaagtaattttatagatggggaaattgagttgAACATGATTAATGGAATGGTAGTCAGGGCTGTCCCTTTCATGGGATGGGATAAAATTCCATCACATGACATCTCTCCTTCTGGAAGTAAGTACATTAACTCCTGACACACAAACTTGAAATAGTTTAATTGCTCATTAAACTGAGGTTTATGCCCCCTGTGAAAGCACAAAGGtcaaaagaaaattcagagaaagaaaattatagaccattcTCCTCAATGAATATTGACAgagaaatttgaaataaaatcctAGCATGAAGATTATATCAATATATCACAACAATCATTCATCATGAACAGGCAAGTTTTGTACCAGGAATACAGGGttggttcaacattagaaaaatcAACACCACAATGgatcatattaataacaaaatcaacaaaacCATGTggatatctcaatagatgcagaaaaaatttttgaacaaattcagcacccattcctatAAACAGCCCACAAAACACCAGACTAAATAGAACATTCCTCACAATAATAAATTGCTTTCTATTTAAAAccatgaggataaactagaagccttcctagcAAGATCAGGGTTgaagcaaagatgtccattacCACAACTCTTGTcaaatattgtgctagaaatactagctatagcaatgagagaagaagaaatgaaggaatcagaacagacaatgagaaaataaaactaaCAGTCTTCCGAGatgatatatgatatacatacagaatcaaccaaaaagtattaaaaaattaacaacttgatcaaagttgtaggataaaaaaattaaaactgcataaatcatcagaatgCCTCTATAGTACCTTTAAAGTCCAACATcgagatatagaaagagaaattcaattgaAAATTACTATAGACAAGTTAACAAAACCTGGGAGTCTTctgccaagacaatcccagaaagTATTTGATCTGTTACcataaaattctctggagactgtattaATTTGTAATTACTTATTGGTAAAGCTTAGGGGGAGTGAGAGAAAAAAGATCACACAATCACCTGGCTGGGCTTAATTAAAAACTGATTCCATGCTTCCCTGGCCCATGCTCCAAGCAGCTGCATCAGCTCAGTCAGCTGACCACAAAATAAACCAGCGTGTGCCAATCATTCAATGctccagagaagggagagggagcagTTGGATGAAAAAAGCCCAGGGTTTGatatctgcctcagacacttcccagccttGTGATCTTTGATAAATTCCATAACCTCTTTGaacctcttccttccccctgccCAGTAAAAAGGGGGGTAAAAATAGGGTTTTGTGAGCCTCAGATGAGGTCATGTGTGTATGGTGCTTTATAAActctagaaatgctaactattcaTAGAATAGGTCACTTTGGgatcttgatttcctcatctgataaTGGATTGTGTTGGAATATATAACCTGAAAGATTGCTTCTAGCTCTTGCCTTTAGATCCTCTGATTGTTCTGGTATCCACAACTGAAGTAAAAATCAGTGGGACATCCAGATGATACTACAACAGTCTGAAGGGTTAGTTTAACATGAAGACATTCATCTGAGGTGAAATCTATTGTTGTCAGGATCAATGGGCTTTTATATGGCAGGTTCTAATAGGATCTGGGAATAtatgtaaacatttattattatcaatgtttcaaaaataaattcaagttCAGTAAAATAGTCATTAATTATATAGAGGAGGGCATGCCAAGGGAtcccatgaaaaaaatattttaatggactCAAAATAGCAGCCAAAACCCTGATGCTTTTAAAGCTGCCTTAGCAGAGGTTTAATGAGTAGGCAATCTCAGTTTTcgcatctgtaaaattagctggaaaaggaaatgtcaaagcaCTCCATTTTTTACCCCCATAGAAAAAAGAATCCAAATGGGATaagaaagagtcagacaaaactgaaatgacagaacaacaatgGTTACAATCAGGGAAGTGAagatattctattattttttccagatcaGGTCAAATCTAGGATATTGTTTTCATATTTGAGCCCCAAAAGAATACTGGAATTTAGATCTTGAAGATCATTTACTCTACTCCCATAACTGAAGCCCATAGAAGTTCAATGAATTCAAGATCTTAgggcagtgatggggaacctcTTGGAACGTTTTAGGGACCTTGTTTCatgctttccccctcccagatAGTGAGCTGGTGCCAGCACCCTATTGTGTGCCATGGCTCATCCCCAACTGTGTGTTATTAGGGTGAAGAGAGCCCCTGTTAAAATGGTATAAACGGGTGACCAGAATTTTGCAGAACCTGGCCAGCCAAAGTAGTCTCTTCAAGGCCAGAGAGCAAAAATGGCTGCCCTCTCTGCCTCAGGCCAGTGAGCAATCAATCTGACTGCTTCTCAGAGATAACAAGGTTCAATCACCTTGATAACTGGGTGTGGTATGAGGGAAGTGACCTGAGGATCATTTCCTATCACTCATAAAATCTTACTTATTTCCCCACCATCTGACTTTGAATGGAAAATCTCTTCTGTCCTCTACTAGTGTAAAccatgttggaaatttcaccattggaaggtttcatgcttgtagggaatttcctactgatagtgggaactctattggaatgtgaaccccattggcatgggaggttcctcctcctcccttcttaagattactttaggacagaaaccttttgctaaacaatggaaagggctttgacctatgcttaagcatagaacaggaagttctttgagtcatgattgattttagaattgatacaatagagatacttggaatgacagaaccaggtcttggaacttccaatctccaccctactcagggtaacaggatttaggaagggctgcagcaaaggatcaagatttaattatttgagaatatgatcttcaacagacatgtgcaaaggggcagacctctgggcggtcctgggttaagctagagccaccattggcacagggaagacatggacagtgattggtagatgtgagaactgaggggagggaacttggatggtttccttaaagatagaggggtctgaggactagagggtggttggagagtttttgctctgagaagcttgctctgaaggaagctggaggtggaggcccctgagactgtttctccattttggtcatgtgagtgatagggactgatctcttttctttgcctcagctatctaagggcttgggccttttggcccagcctaaacagagggggtatttaagccctattcccttctctcttctctccgctttctctctaatacctttcttcctcctgtttgtaattaaaaactccataaaaggttgactgctgacttgagttttcattaaggaattacatagctgaattccttggcgaccttaaattaatatatatcagtcttttaaagtgattgcCTTGTCACACTAGAGTGAGGTGATGGAGAAGGTAAAATTTAAAGGTTTTGGAGGAATCATTGTGGAGGGAGATTTCTGCTCCCAACTGTGGACTGGACTTGATGACCTTGGAGGGACTTTTCACTTCTGGTCTTCTGTTATAAGTCTCTACTACTCAACTTTTGTAATGATCCTTGTAAGTAATTATAAGTAAGACTTGTAAGTAATTCATGGCCAAAGACAGCAGCTAGAAGAGATTACTCTGCACCTGAAGTTGTGTCAGGGCTGCACCTGCATTGCCCAAGGTTAGCACAAGGGGCTTACAGGGAGTGTCATGGTTAATTGTATTAGACTTCAAATTGGgaaaaacctcagttcaaatattactcagacacttattagctatgtgactatttCCTCATCAATGAAATGGGAACAATAACACTACCTCCTTCACGGGagttttgaggctcaaatgagataatatatagtgTTTTGCAAGTgtaaatgataatgatgatgatgatgatgatgatgatgatgattacacATGTGTCCATTAAGACTACTGATCTTGTAGTCTCTTGGCCTGTTATGGCTGAGAGTTTCTGATCTCACCACTCCAGTGACTTCTGCCTGAAGCCCAGAATTACTTCAAGAGAGAATTATACCTGATGTAACAGCATGTGTCAGCTCCAGAGTCCATATGGCCACTTGCTAATACAGGGACACCCATGGGTCACCAGCTGAGGAGGAAGAAACATTACAGACAGAAAAAGCTTCTTAATTAATTCAAAGTTTCTCAGGTCCCACGAGCTTTACCGGGAACAGGGAGAGAGATTCATaaacatatttttccctttctattttgattctcctgttggactcaatgaCAGAGCCTGAGATGCTTCAGGTAGAGATGGTTATAATTATTGTTCCCTCCCCAATATAGGAGAAATTATGAGAGCAAAGACTTATAGGGTTAACAtacatatatcccaccttaatccccccagattaaTACCCTAAAAGATTCTATTAagagaattaaaacctaaagatcactgCCATTattcccctcctttccctttccacagTTACATTCACTTCTATTATAAgtcaggcaagccaagaacatcaatcaccttgaAGACATactccactgaattctgtttacGGACAGAAActaggcaacattgccaggtgctttaaagtaacacaagaaaaatagaacttgtaaactgagggaaaccccaaatctggtctgtcattaagtTGCCCTCTAATCTTCTatctagctatgaaatgttttatccatctcctaagtaattgtgattatgaaagctgaccaaaagtaacaatgattctcctttgGTCAAGGAgaacctctagatcaccctgtttatgtcattcatctataacaacatttcattgactatctccttaggctacgCGTCTGTTGTTAAGTACTATGGAAACACATATGTAGAAAactgtgtgccaaagaagtatgtaatcaccagcctatataataaacaaacctccATGCTATGTTAGAACATTGTGTGACACCTATGCATGTGGGCCTGAGCAGTGTCTCTCATCTCTATTACTTGACCCTCACGCTCAGAGAGACTGCTGGACAGCTCTCAAAGGATAATTATATTTGACActgtatgtgcatgtgtgagtGTAAAACCCCCTACCTCCCTTTAATCATAGTATTaacctttatgattattttaatgacACAATCATTAGTTTTTAGTTCATAGGcaaataatatagtttgcttttaaaaactataaacattagctaagaaaattacagtggggggggggggggggctatcaAATTTTGTTTACATCATGACCTTAAGCCTATAACCCAAGAGATTCCATACCCCTCTTGAGTATATAACAAAATGGTCAGACCAAAACAAGAATGATGATCTTGTTTGTAGAACAAGACAAGTCACAGCGGAGGTGGAGGGCTACTCTTGTTTTTACATATCAGTTAACCAAAACTGCTGACTTCTATTATTCCACCATAATCATCAGTAAAAACAAGACCCTGACTGAGTACTGCTAATTTACCACCCATAGTTATCTTTTTTACTCACCAGATTTATCAGTACCTGTGTCATTAAAAAGATTCCCATGTGAATGATTTTGCATCCATTGTATTTTCATTGTGACTGTATTTTCTCACTGTCATCAGATTTCTTGGCATAAAAAAAGCTATATCCTAAAGCTTGGGGTCTCTGCTCTTGATGTGACCAGGGTTTAGCTTTACAGGGAGATGGCCTCCTTCCAACAAACCTATTTAGCTTGAAGTTCTGTACTGGTGTGACAAATTTTCACCACATATGTAGCACAGACCTTAATGCAAAATAGGCTTAAGATTTTATATATAAGTAATAGGTTTAGATATTGTATAAGTAAGCATAATTGTATCAGTTATGTTACAGTGGCCTCTAAATGCAATCAGTCCAGTGTCAAGCTGATAGATGGGTCATTTTCTACATAAGGCAATTATTTTGATGACGCATTCAACTGAATATAAGTCATTGGAAAGTCGGTTATTTATTTCGTATTTGAAATCCACGATATCATttgttatcttttaatttttgctttatagGAATTTTTGGGAAAcattatataagaaatgatgctAATTACAAATGATTTCTATAGAGCAAAGATATCATTTCCTTCTTAAATTAACTCCTCTTTATATGCAGATGCCAATTCTTCCCTTATCAATAAATTGATCTGAAAGCTAAACTATTCTAAACTCCCTTAATTTTCTTATGGGAGCACACTTTAGGTCTAAATATCACATGCCCATTTGGACCTAACCTTACGAGAGCTCATTGTGAATGTCGGTGGTTTTTGTGATGTATAGCATAAGAGGGAAAATTATAAGACTGGTCCTAAATTACTTTTATCTAAGGTAGCAGggggaaaacatggaaaaatagaagagagataCTTTCCTCACTGCTCCATTTAGCTTTCTATTCTGTGCCCACCATTAGAGTGCCCTAGCCATGTTCACAGGCAATTCCAGTCAACCACAAGACTGAAAGAGCTTGGATATCTGCTCTTTCTTCAGTTTATAAAGCCTTTTTTCTGCCCACTAACTCACAAATCTCATTTCAGGAGCCAACcatggctttctattttgcctgggctTCCCAGGGGGTCAGTCCATGGAGCAATGCAAGGGACATCACACTGCTCTTTTCTTGTGATCTCTTTACTCCACTGCTGTTTTTTTTCTGCTTCCATTCTATCCTCACTCAATGATTTCCATCATGCAATCCTTGACTGAGTCAAGTTCAGGCTCACACCAAGTATGCTACCCCAGAAAGAGGGAgagtaaatttccttcacacaatagCAAGACTGGAGCTTCATATGAACATTTTCTCACATAGCTTGTATTCTTAAGGTTCCtacccagtgtggattctctgatgtacagcaagatgagAGTTctgactgaatgcctttccacactgtttgcattcataaggtttctcaccagtatggATTCTGTGATGTATAGCAAGAGAGCAGCTctgactgaatgcctttccacactgcttacattcataaggtttctccccattatggactctctgatgtacagcaagtttggacttttctttgaatgtctttccacactgcttgcattcataaggtttctccccagtgtggactctctgatgtacagcaagatgggagctccgactgaatgtctttccacattgcttgcattcataaggtttctcacctgtgtggattctctgatgtacagcaagattggAGCTCTgaatgaatgtctttccacactgcttgcattcataaggtttctccccagtgtgtatTCTCTGATGCTCAGCAAGACTATAGCTCCGACTGAATGTCtctccacactgcttgcattcataaggtctctcaccagtatggattctctgatgtacaacaagTTTGGACCTTTctttgaatgtctttccacactgcttgcattcataaggtttctccccagtgtggactctctgatgtacagcaagatgggagctccgactgaatgtctttccacattgcttgcattcgtAAGGTTTCTCAcctgtgtggattctctgatgtacagcaagattggAGCTCTgaatgaatgtctttccacactgcttgcattcataaggtttctccccagtgtggactctctgatgtacagcaagatgggaaCTCCGACTGAATGTCtctccacactgcttgcattcataaagTCTCTcaccagtatggattctctgatgtacaacaagTTTGGACCTTTctttgaatgtctttccacactgcttgcattcataaggtttctccccagtgtggactctctgatgtacagcaagattggAGCTCCAattaaatgtctttccacattgattgcatttataaggtttctcatCAGTGTGGATTCGCTGGTGTACAGCAAAACTGGAGCTCAGTCTGTatgtctttccacattccttgcattcataaggtctctcaccagtatggattctctgatgtacaacaagTTTGGACCTTTctttgaatgtctttccacactgcttgcattcataaggtttctccccagtgtggactctctgatgtacagcaagatgggagctccgactgaatgtctttccacattgcttgcattcataaggtttctcacctgtgtggattctctgatgtacagcaagtttGGACCTTTctttgaatgtctttccacactgcttgcattcataaggtttctccccagtgtggactctctgatgtacagcaagatgggagctccaattaaatgtctttccacattgattgcatttataaggtttctcatCAGTGTGGATTCGCTGgtgtacagcaagactggagctcaGTCTGTatgtctttccacattccttgcattcataaggtctctcaccagtatggattctctgatgtccagCAAGATTGGTCCTGAGCATAAAAGTCTTCCTGCACTGATTACTTTCATTAGATTTTTCTTGAGTGTGTATTCTTTGATGTTCAATATGAGATGAATTTTGAGGCACAACACAGAATTCTCTGAAAGTAAAATTATCAGGACCATAACTCATGAATCTTTGTAGGTCCATTTCTTCCATAGGAAGGCTCACCTCTGTTGGA
This sequence is a window from Monodelphis domestica isolate mMonDom1 chromosome 3, mMonDom1.pri, whole genome shotgun sequence. Protein-coding genes within it:
- the LOC103103629 gene encoding zinc finger protein 420-like, whose protein sequence is MTFERDRLPAQEAVTFKDVAVDFTWEEWRLLSPPQKLLYKEVMLENARNLLSVEVEIRPELKANPTEVSLPMEEMDLQRFMSYGPDNFTFREFCVVPQNSSHIEHQRIHTQEKSNESNQCRKTFMLRTNLAGHQRIHTGERPYECKECGKTYRLSSSLAVHQRIHTDEKPYKCNQCGKTFNWSSHLAVHQRVHTGEKPYECKQCGKTFKERSKLAVHQRIHTGEKPYECKQCGKTFSRSSHLAVHQRVHTGEKPYECKQCGKTFKERSKLVVHQRIHTGERPYECKECGKTYRLSSSFAVHQRIHTDEKPYKCNQCGKTFNWSSNLAVHQRVHTGEKPYECKQCGKTFKERSKLVVHQRIHTGERLYECKQCGETFSRSSHLAVHQRVHTGEKPYECKQCGKTFIQSSNLAVHQRIHTGEKPYECKQCGKTFSRSSHLAVHQRVHTGEKPYECKQCGKTFKERSKLVVHQRIHTGERPYECKQCGETFSRSYSLAEHQRIHTGEKPYECKQCGKTFIQSSNLAVHQRIHTGEKPYECKQCGKTFSRSSHLAVHQRVHTGEKPYECKQCGKTFKEKSKLAVHQRVHNGEKPYECKQCGKAFSQSCSLAIHHRIHTGEKPYECKQCGKAFSQNSHLAVHQRIHTG